The Peribacillus simplex genome contains the following window.
AGCCTCCTCGGCGTAAACGCCTGTGGGGTCTCACCTGTCCCGCTGCTCCCGCAGGAGTCTCGCACTTCCGCTCCAATCAACCTTAAATAGTTTCGTTTTAAAAACAACAATCTTTACGAAAAGAGCCTTTATTTTTAATGTTCATCGTTAAAATGTGGATGGTCCTATGTTCAGCTTCGATAAGGATTATGATTGATTTTCCAAGGATCCACTTTCCTAAATGGCCATTATTGTTTATACAAAAATGCTTTTATCTACAATAATTCTACCCTCCAGTTCATTCTTCGGAAAATGTTAAGAACAGGTTAAGAACAGGTTACAAACATGTTATCCACAATAGTTATCCACATATCCACAAAAACTATCCACATCTTGTATGGGAATATTAGTTCCCTACTAGATATATTGCCATGTTTCGACAATATTCACAGGTTGTTGATAACTGTTTTTCTTCAGAAACCAGCGTTAAAACAGGATATGTTTCACATTCGTATACCACTTCATCCAGCGCCATGTCCACGTGTTCCTGACAGCAATATAATTTCATCTTTCATTCCTCCTTTCTCACTCATTACTCCAAGTACTTATTCCCAATTATCCACAAGTTACGTGAAATCTCTAATTTCAGTATATATCCACAGGTAATCGTAACAAAAAATAAGAAAATCACAAGGAAATATAAAAGACAGGAAGCAATGACTGCCCCCTGTCCTTTCCGTTTTAGATTTCGCTGCTTGAAAGCTTGACTTCCGTAGTTTCTTTCTTTCCGTCACGGTAATAAATGATTTTAACTTTATCACCGATTTTCTTATCAATGTAAAGGTATTTCCTTAATTCCACGACGTCATGGATTTTTTCATTATCCATTCCCACAATGACGTCAAATTCCTTCAATCCTGCTCTAGATGCAGGAGAGTTGCTTTGAACGCCTGTTATTGCAACACCCGCAGTAACTTTCCTTGGCAACTTTAATGTATTTTTCTGATGGTATTGGGAAATTTCCTTTACGGATGTTAAGTTCACACCCAAGTATGCACGTTTCACTTCACCAAATTCCTCAATATCATTAATAATTGGAATAACTGAATCAATTGGAATGGAAAGACCGATTCCTTCCACCGCATTTTCTGCTATCTTCATGGAATTTATTCCGATGACCTGCCCTGACATATTAACGAGTGCTCCCCCGCTGTTCCCAGGGTTAATCGCCGCATCGGTCTGGATGACCTCTGCATTCCAATCGACTTGTCCGTCCTCATTGATATCCACCTCTATCGTACGCTCCAAACCGGAGATGATCCCTTGTGTAACTGATCCGGAGAATTGGAGGCCTAATGGGTTACCGATGGCAATCACGGGCTCACCTGGTTTCAATTTGCTGGATTTTCCGAATTCAGCAATGGTTTTGACTTTATCACCATTCACGACAATGACCGCTAAATCGGTCCATGGGTCACTACCTTGTAGTTTAGCTGGCAATTTAGTGCCATCACTTAATGTCACTTCCAATTCATTAGCGCCTTCAATGACGTGGTTATTCGTAACAATATAGGCCTTGCCCCCGTCTTTTTTATAGACGACACCAGAACCAGTGCCAGCTTCGGCTGAACTGTCCTCGGCGTTGCCCCCTTGACCCCAGAAGTTCGTTTTCTGAATGTTAGAGATGCCGACCACTGCGTCGCTGGCCTTATCTACAGCATTGGTGACGGCACTTGTTACATCTACAGTAAGGTTTTCCTGGGACTGCTTAGTGGGCTCACTCCCCGTTGATTTTTCCGTTGTAGTTTCGTTATTTAACAGTCCACTTCCCGGAAAAAATAATAAAATAAGTAAAGCCCCAATGATGGCGCCTCCCAAGCCAGCTAAAAAATAGCTCGTATTGCTCTTTTTCCGTTTATTTTGGTTCTCATCATTCTGATCATAATAACCCAAGACCGTTCCATCCTCTCATTTTAGGAATGAATTATAGCAATTCTATTGTTTGGTATCCTCCCTCAATTATACTCATTTACCGAAAATTTTCTAAAAAAATGTATACTTTTATTTAAAGGGAAATTTAAAATTGACCAGGTTCAGCCATTTTCTTTTTCCTATACAGTTCTAACCAAACGATACCCCTTTTAATCCGAATAGTAACTTATGAATCGAAATTTTAAAAATAAAAAGGAATGAACAAGGTATCCCTCATCCATTCCTTTTATTTATAACGTAACAAGTTCCGTTGGTCTTTTTGGATCAGTGTCATATAAGGAGAATTGATCACCAACGATGATCCCCTTTGTTTTTAAGGTCTGTTCTACCGACATTCTTGCTAGATCCTTCATATTGTTATCAAGACTTAAGTGAGCCAAATAAATCCGCTTGGTCTTATCACCGGCCACTTCACTCATTGCAAGGGCTGCATCTTCATTACAAACATGACCAACATCACTTAAAATCCGGCGCTTAATGCTCCATGGATATTTTCCCATCCTCAACATGGACACATCATGGTTACTTTCGAATACATATGCATCGGCATTCGAGATGATTCCTTTCATCCGATCACTTACATACCCTGTATCAGTGATGACCACTAGTTTTTTGTCTTCATGATGAAAGACGTAAAACATCGGCTCTGCCGCATCATGAGAAACACCAAAAGATTCTATATTAAGACTGCCGAACGTTTTGACCTGTTCCATTTCAAATGTGAATTTTTGTTCGGTTGCAATTTCACCGATTGATCGTTCCATGGCATTCCATGTCTTTGCATTCGCATAGATCGGGAGTTTATGTTTTCTGGCAACCACGCCCAGACCTTTAATATGGTCGCTGTGTTCATGGGTAACAAGGATACCGGATAACTTCGACATATCACGGCCTATATCCTGAAACAATGCTTCCAAAGCCTTACCGCTTAAGCCGGCATCGACAAGGAAAGATTGATCCTCCGTTTCCACGAATAAGGCATTTCCTGTACTCCCGCTTGCGAGAACACTAAAATGCATAGTCATCTATACTCACTCCAGTATTTTTTCTTCTGTATTTAATTCAATGACCTCTCCATCAATAGCATTCACGAAGAGATCCGTTTTGTCATTAAGGACCACCCACCATGTTGGCACAAGTAAATGTGATACAGATGTCGTCTGCAGCGAATTATAAAAACCTAGTTTTACATTCGTGACTTTGCTTTTGGGATCAATATCACCATTATCATATAAAGCTCCAATAGCAGTTAAAGCAGGTATCAATTCCTTGGGTTTATTGAATTTTTTAATCCCCTCTAAATACATCTGTTCATAGGAGACGATTTCACCCTTTTTGTTCAGATATAAAGTGACCTTGCCCTTACTATTGTTATAAAACATCTTTTTATCTTCCACTTGATAGCAGATGATGGTCTGACTGATTTTATCATAGCTCCAAAAGTGATAGTCAGCTCCATTTAATATATACTCCTTCAGGAATATATCAAGGTCTGCAGCATGAATTTCCGCTTTCATGCTAACCGGTGTTTTAAATGTACCTACGAGCTTCTTATCATCGATGATTTTTGCTTTTTGATTTTTCAGGTCCTGTATATCTTTCTTCTCGAAAGTCTTGCTTTGGGCAATTAGGAATTGATCCAACTTTTGTTTCGGAAGTGGGGTTTCTATTGAAATCTCATCTTCTTTCAAGATTTCATCTATAGAAGACTCCGTGAAATTTTCTATTTGGTAGTCATTAATCTTTTCCAGGAATTGATAAAGAAGAAAAATATTCAAAATGAAAAAGACCATGATGAAAATTGACTTTGTATTATTCCAATCCACTTTGATCGCCTCCCGTATCTCCAGGCACAATAAACCATTTATCGCCGATACGATAATACCAAGTGGGTACAAGTGTAACTAGTGTAACAAGTTTGGAATCCAGGGATTTATTCAGTTGATAGCCAATCGAGATGTCCTCCACGCTCTTAAAGTCGATATTATCTTTCGATTTCAACTGATTCAAGACTTCTCTACCACTTGGTAAAGTCTCTACCGATTCTTCTGAAGGGAGGACTGAGGCAAGTGAAAAGTACGGGCGCTCGTAGCTATAAATTTCTTCTTTCCCCCAAATTTGCTCGATTTCAGTCATTCCGGATTCATTGAAGGCCGGATAACCATTTACGAATAAGCGGAATACCACTCGTTGCTCATTCTCCGACATATAAGCAAAACGATAATTATTATCTTCCCAACCAGCATGATCATTGATGAAATCAATGCTCTTTTGCAGAAGGTCACCGGAACTGTCAAATAACTTGTCCTTTTGTGCCGGATTGATATAAGAAATTAGGTAATTCTCTTTATTGATCGTCATCAGTCTTGTTCCATCCGTGTATTCCTCACCGGTCGAAACAGGTTCTTGGCGTACATACTTCGGATCATTAAATAATGCATTTTTTAGGTTTCCAATATCCAAATTGTCAATATAATATTGAAGTTTGTTGACCTCTATGGATTTTTCCGGAACGAACAACGTCCTTTTGCTGTTTATGGTTTCGGCCGTGTATTCAGGGTGCTTACTGTAAGAACCCGTATAAAAATCATCCATGAAATCTCTTAGTCTTTTAGAGTCGACCATACCTTGATATATCTTCTCTTGATCGTAAGAAACAAAATAAACGGCAGATTCATTACCGCTGATATCCTTTTGTTTAATGATGATCCGATCAAATGAAAAGCCAGGCACGTCCTTATCGGTAATATTCAATACCGTTTTATAGAGGGAAATGGGCACATCATCGGAAAATTCGATTTCAATCGACCCATCTTCATGGACAAAGTCATCAAATTTCCTTTGCAGCCTTTTTACGGATATCTCTTTTACGCCGGTAAAACTCCATTGCGAAAATTCTTTTTCCATTTTATTTATTTCCACCGGATTGGAAGTCTGGAAATGTTGCCCATTTCCATGAAAAAGGATACTTACTGGTTTAACTACATCACTAACAATCTGGACATCGCTTTTAATCTTTATATAATTCGATTGGTCACCAAATTTATCATATTCAGGCTCATACGTCCAAATGCTCCAAGTCAAAAAAATGCTTGTCCCAACCAAAATAATCAGTATGATACTTTTTGCACGTTCAAAATTCATGACCAATCATCCTCTTCTTCCTGTTCGTAAGGAAGTGTAAAGAACACCGTAGTTCCTTTTCCATCCACACTTTCCGCCCATATTTTCCCGCCATGCGCCACGACCATTTCTTTTGCGATCGCTAAACCAAGCCCGGTCCCGCCCAAATTCCGCGACCTTGCTTTATCCACACGGTAGAAGCGGTCGAATATTTTATCAATGACGTTTTTCGGGATGCCCACTCCTTGATCTGTAATGCTCACAATGATAAAGCCATCCGAAGCCCTGACGCGGAAAGTCACTTGACCCCCTTCAGGTGAGTACTTCAACGAGTTGGAGATTACATTATAGAGAACCTGGGTGATTTTATCTTCATCAATATCCACGAAATAAGCTTCCTTAGGCACATCACGCTTAAACGTGATGTCATCATTTTTCGTCATTTCAAAACGATCGATGATATGGTCATAGAATTTATTGAAATTCACCCAGCCCGTCTTAAGCCTGTAATCTTTACTATCCATTTTCGAAAGCTGTAACAGATCATTAACAAGCCTGATCATTCGCTCCGTTTCATTTTGGGTAACACTTAAAAAGGATGGAGCGATTTCCTCGTCCTTCCAAGCACCTTCAGCCAATGCTTCCAGGTAACTTCTCATCGTCGTTAGCGGAGTTCGTAGTTCATGTGATACGTTGGCAACAAATTCCCTGCGTTCGCCCTCGATTTTTTCCTGCTCTGTTATATCATGCAAAACAGTAATCAAACCATTAACGAATCCCGTTT
Protein-coding sequences here:
- a CDS encoding CxxH/CxxC protein, with the protein product MKLYCCQEHVDMALDEVVYECETYPVLTLVSEEKQLSTTCEYCRNMAIYLVGN
- a CDS encoding S1C family serine protease, giving the protein MGYYDQNDENQNKRKKSNTSYFLAGLGGAIIGALLILLFFPGSGLLNNETTTEKSTGSEPTKQSQENLTVDVTSAVTNAVDKASDAVVGISNIQKTNFWGQGGNAEDSSAEAGTGSGVVYKKDGGKAYIVTNNHVIEGANELEVTLSDGTKLPAKLQGSDPWTDLAVIVVNGDKVKTIAEFGKSSKLKPGEPVIAIGNPLGLQFSGSVTQGIISGLERTIEVDINEDGQVDWNAEVIQTDAAINPGNSGGALVNMSGQVIGINSMKIAENAVEGIGLSIPIDSVIPIINDIEEFGEVKRAYLGVNLTSVKEISQYHQKNTLKLPRKVTAGVAITGVQSNSPASRAGLKEFDVIVGMDNEKIHDVVELRKYLYIDKKIGDKVKIIYYRDGKKETTEVKLSSSEI
- a CDS encoding MBL fold metallo-hydrolase, producing MTMHFSVLASGSTGNALFVETEDQSFLVDAGLSGKALEALFQDIGRDMSKLSGILVTHEHSDHIKGLGVVARKHKLPIYANAKTWNAMERSIGEIATEQKFTFEMEQVKTFGSLNIESFGVSHDAAEPMFYVFHHEDKKLVVITDTGYVSDRMKGIISNADAYVFESNHDVSMLRMGKYPWSIKRRILSDVGHVCNEDAALAMSEVAGDKTKRIYLAHLSLDNNMKDLARMSVEQTLKTKGIIVGDQFSLYDTDPKRPTELVTL
- a CDS encoding two-component system regulatory protein YycI — protein: MDWNNTKSIFIMVFFILNIFLLYQFLEKINDYQIENFTESSIDEILKEDEISIETPLPKQKLDQFLIAQSKTFEKKDIQDLKNQKAKIIDDKKLVGTFKTPVSMKAEIHAADLDIFLKEYILNGADYHFWSYDKISQTIICYQVEDKKMFYNNSKGKVTLYLNKKGEIVSYEQMYLEGIKKFNKPKELIPALTAIGALYDNGDIDPKSKVTNVKLGFYNSLQTTSVSHLLVPTWWVVLNDKTDLFVNAIDGEVIELNTEEKILE
- a CDS encoding YycH family regulatory protein; this encodes MNFERAKSIILIILVGTSIFLTWSIWTYEPEYDKFGDQSNYIKIKSDVQIVSDVVKPVSILFHGNGQHFQTSNPVEINKMEKEFSQWSFTGVKEISVKRLQRKFDDFVHEDGSIEIEFSDDVPISLYKTVLNITDKDVPGFSFDRIIIKQKDISGNESAVYFVSYDQEKIYQGMVDSKRLRDFMDDFYTGSYSKHPEYTAETINSKRTLFVPEKSIEVNKLQYYIDNLDIGNLKNALFNDPKYVRQEPVSTGEEYTDGTRLMTINKENYLISYINPAQKDKLFDSSGDLLQKSIDFINDHAGWEDNNYRFAYMSENEQRVVFRLFVNGYPAFNESGMTEIEQIWGKEEIYSYERPYFSLASVLPSEESVETLPSGREVLNQLKSKDNIDFKSVEDISIGYQLNKSLDSKLVTLVTLVPTWYYRIGDKWFIVPGDTGGDQSGLE